The proteins below are encoded in one region of Aspergillus nidulans FGSC A4 chromosome III:
- a CDS encoding uncharacterized protein (transcript_id=CADANIAT00005735): MFRRRRSASQHRHQHQLSTSNTQNAQSAATRAFIQSQPSSSNLSSAAAAAALRSLTPTPTPIENVQTKRMLQRRASLSSQPVGSATLRPSSRNGLRRSNSSASMSARTFRDQSPGRPSSSYSTMSTSAVVPPLPSIPPEFSGRKNQPRRSVSLGPSALPPTSRTRQTEGRRNVTSPTNVPDSPRDVASSEASPSSPRHQRSESRNSINFSYPMNSRTNSPTIPSGFHDRQDSAASAATSLNQRASAQYHQNKTHAAAPGSPARSTRPVTSALAAAQAVTLSWNEEPNTPPGSSRPARQQHAIDRSPSRSPASLDVKPRPAPKRTSATSEDRSVKERSRPSPAQSSSPIPMPLKEKENRPLAAPLKEPPRPLTPTTTENENVVRTPTVSPPQAKPAAELDRERQPAALGQPGSPARSAHFPSQLTVKGFPGDQLHQPPPRSLSPAKSAMKNRNSSLSPDGRLSGILRPGPSLSEISDATSVASDDGVRPNHRRKPVKVSFEDEAEIVGVAASPPTSPEDIVPESPPGKSKSKTSWFNLHKRKSSPLRSTDNDEFDGVLKPRAALPSFGSIRGNKDGARLDAAIQQGVDDDSDMESDDDFINGHFVNSINPRASEAKVTKQERADNELPAVLTVTAAKGVAEKDATPVGEFNMEPTFFHKTQLSPLVEVPSEQNLPLSEEQNLELPDITLQPATPDPEKGRASLEEWISPEEYPHQSIEAEPEEPSRLMGKRDSADDDSSSSIYSDAEEDLAGGGYGSINAIVDHETASSVPGVAVTTLQDETRLAEHSPYATDVPETCQIARVQTPVREDLTAPTPGSPGLIEPLPLSSPPVQSKAETASAQGKNTRSTEPVEVYSIANLREDNPQEVNTRSKQVKANGSGAQQIQQQSQTREALTPLVQNDVKSQGPAELEVSGGAHIPRRQLSNGSDSSSSFKRARRAGRGGMGMKRTLRGSQQESSAPVSPSRSAAHVDSSTMPSALGTGTLRTTLRNNASRKEKPSIFSAGKAHKGKLAKSFNLPFASRFPDSDSDSDDGVQNRRLPRLGHRSARSMSDFDMRPVRGIPRRQDAYDGDSTELEDSSDGERRPNSAPRGLAAEAPAPKPQSPTVRDPALAAVAKSRGMTEEQLEELLNRGSPRKPNILNRLSMKKSKPAPKRGKLQLPQVLSNGIFPEHEQAQGQDAEVDHDSPKVVSNSSKLTKKSFHKAAHSDSWPLSSEQADPVDSGIGSVSSPSSTQQSAQAQTPNGGAANGNRPFSQQQPFGTTAECAPSQEHDQSVLKSNRASDVVIEGSGRKKRFQRLKKAFGIGR; the protein is encoded by the exons ATGTTTCGCAGAAGGAGGAGCGCCTCACAGCATCGG catcagcaccagcttTCGACTTCCAATACGCAGAATGCGCAATCGGCCGCTACCCGTGCCTTCATTCAGTCGCAACCCTCGTCCAGTAACCTCTCATCCGCGGCTGCAGCCGCCGCTCTCCGCAGTCTGACACCCACCCCGACCCCTATCGAGAATGTCCAGACCAAGCGGATGCTCCAGCGACGGGCGTCCCTCTCGTCGCAGCCAGTTGGATCAGCCACTCTCCGCCCATCCAGTCGCAATGGCCTCCGACGATCTAATAGTTCAGCCTCTATGAGCGCGCGGACATTCCGGGATCAATCCCCTGGTCGCCCATCCTCAAGCTATTCGACCATGTCCACATCAGCCGTTGTGCCACCCCTTCCATCAATACCTCCGGAATTCTCGGGCAGGAAGAACCAACCTCGGCGGTCTGTCAGCCTGGGCCCGAGTGCGTTACCTCCAACTTCACGTACAAGACAGACCGAGGGAAGACGGAATGTCACATCACCCACAAATGTACCTGACAGCCCGCGAGATGTCGCCAGCTCGGAAGCCAGCCCGAGTTCGCCGCGGCATCAGAGGTCTGAAAGCAGGAACTCAATCAATTTCTCCTACCCTATGAATTCTCGCACCAATTCGCCGACAATCCCTTCGGGGTTTCACGATCGCCAAGACTCAGCTGCGAGCGCAGCTACTTCACTCAATCAGCGTGCTAGTGCTCAGTATCACCAAAACAAAACACATGCTGCTGCGCCTGGAAGCCCCGCGAGGAGTACTCGCCCCGTAACAAGTGCGCTTGCAGCTGCCCAGGCTGTGACATTGAGTTGGAATGAAGAGCCAAATACGCCGCCAGGTTCCTCTCGCCCGGCGCGTCAGCAGCATGCTATCGATCGTTCGCCGAGCCGGAGCCCAGCATCACTCGATGTCAAACCGCGTCCCGCCCCCAAGAGGACGTCCGCGACTTCAGAAGATCGTTCGGTTAAAGAACGCTCCCGACCCTCGCCTGCACAATCATCATCGCCCATTCCAATGCctctgaaggagaaggagaatcgACCATTGGCGGCGCCTTTGAAGGAACCTCCAAGGCCTCTGACTCCTACTACCACTGAGAATGAAAATGTAGTACGGACCCCAACTGTTAGTCCACCGCAGGCGAAACCAGCCGCGGAACTGGATCGTGAGCGCCAGCCTGCAGCCTTAGGCCAGCCGGGTAGTCCAGCAAGATCGGCTCATTTTCCTAGTCAACTTACTGTGAAGGGATTTCCGGGCGATCAACTACATCAACCCCCTCCCCGGTCTCTCTCCCCGGCTAAGTCCGCCATGAAAAACCGAAACAGCTCTCTATCCCCCGATGGAAGGCTCTCTGGCATCTTACGTCCTGGTCCCTCATTGAGCGAGATTTCAGACGCAACGTCTGTGGCATCCGACGACGGCGTGAGACCTAACCACCGCAGGAAACCCGTGAAGGTTAGCTTTGAAGATGAGGCGGAAATTGTGGGAGTGGCTGCAAGCCCTCCAACGTCACCAGAAGATATTGTCCCCGAATCCCCTCCGGGAAAGTCCAAGTCAAAAACAAGTTGGTTTAATCTTCACAAAAGGAAATCCTCACCTTTGCGGTCCACCGACAATGATGAGTTTGATGGGGTGTTGAAGCCTCGCGCAGCTCTACCATCCTTTGGCAGTATTCGAGGTAATAAGGATGGTGCGCGACTTGATGCAGCCATTCAGCAGGGAGTGGATGATGATTCGGATATGGAATCGGACGATGATTTCATCAATGGCCATTTCGTCAACAGTATTAACCCTCGTGCGTCAGAAGCGAAAGTAACAAAGCAGGAACGGGCTGATAACGAGCTGCCCGCCGTGCTTACTGTTACAGCTGCAAAGGGTGTCGCGGAAAAGGATGCTACCCCGGTTGGCGAATTCAATATGGAGCCCACATTTTTCCATAAGACTCAACTCTCGCCACTGGTGGAGGTTCCATCTGAACAGAATCTTCCCCTCTCCGAGGAACAGAACCTTGAATTGCCTGATATCACACTGCAACCGGCGACCCCAGACCCCGAAAAGGGAAGAGCAAGCCTTGAAGAATGGATTAGTCCAGAAGAGTACCCACATCAATCTATTGAAGCGGAGCCTGAAGAGCCGAGTCGGCTAATGGGAAAGAGGGATTCAGCTGATGATGACTCCAGTTCCAGCATATACAgcgatgcggaggaggacttggctggtggtggttATGGATCTATCAACGCTATTGTTGACCACGAAACGGCATCTTCGGTGCCGGGAGTCGCAGTCACAACGTTGCAGGATGAGACACGTCTCGCTGAGCATAGTCCCTATGCAACGGACGTTCCAGAGACCTGCCAGATCGCTCGTGTGCAGACTCCTGTCCGGGAAGACTTAACGGCCCCGACTCCTGGCTCCCCCGGTCTAATTGAACCGCTTCCGCTCTCTTCACCTCCCGTACAGTCTAAAGCTGAGACAGCTTCTGCTCAGGGAAAGAATACTCGCTCAACAGAGCCGGTTGAAGTATATAGCATTGCTAATTTACGAGAGGATAACCCCCAAGAAGTGAACACTCGTTCAAAGCAAGTGAAAGCCAATGGTTCCGGAGCTCAgcaaatccagcagcagagccaaacCCGCGAAGCCTTGACACCACTTGTTCAGAATGACGTGAAAAGCCAGGGCCCCGCGGAGCTGGAAGTGAGCGGAGGTGCCCACATACCCCGACGCCAGTTGTCAAATGGAAGTGACTCGTCGAGTAGTTTCAAACGAGCACGAAGAGCTGGCAGAGGTGGAATGGGAATGAAGCGGACCTTACGGGGAAGCCAGCAAGAAAGCTCGGCCCCTGTTTCCCCTTCGAGGTCAGCCGCTCATGTTGATTCTTCTACTATGCCCTCCGCCTTAGGAACAGGTACTCTGCGCACGACCTTGCGAAACAATGCCTCGCGAAAGGAGAAGCCGTCAATCTTTTCTGCGGGCAAGGCGCATAAAGGAAAGCTTGCGAAAAGTTTCAACTTGCCCTTTGCTTCTCGCTTTCCggattctgactctgactctgaTGATGGCGTCCAGAATCGACGACTACCACGCCTGGGCCATCGGTCAGCGAGGAGCATGAGCGATTTTGACATGCGCCCTGTTCGTGGTATCCCGCGTCGACAGGACGCCTATGACGGGGACTCTACTGAGCTAGAAGATAGCTCTGATGGTGAACGACGACCCAATTCTGCACCACGAGGCTTAGCGGCAGAAGCCCCCGCACCAAAACCCCAGTCTCCGACTGTCCGAGACCCTGCGCTGGCTGCAGTGGCCAAATCTCGTGGCATGACGGAGGAGCAACTGGAGGAATTGCTTAACCGTGGATCACCTCGTAAGCCTAATATTCTCAACCGCCTGAGCATGAAAAAGTCGAAACCAGCTCCGAAGCGTGGAAAACTACAGCTACCTCAGGTGCTCTCGAATGGAATATTTCCAGAGCACGAACAAGCACAGGGCCAAGACGCGGAAGTCGATCATGACAGCCCTAAGGTTGTGTCAAACTCTTCCAAGCTTACCAAGAAGTCTTTCCACAAGGCAGCTCATTCTGATTCCTGGCCTCTCAGCTCTGAACAAGCAGACCCTGTCGACTCCGGCATCGGATCAGTTTCATCACCTTCGAGTACTCAACAATCCGCACAAGCTCAGACGCCGAACGGAGGTGCAGCCAACGGTAACAGACCATTTTCACAACAACAGCCTTTTGGCACCACAGCCGAGTGCGCACCGTCCCAGGAGCACGATCAATCCGTCTTAAAAAGCAATCGTGCCTCGGATGTGGTCATTGAAGGGTCTGGGCGCAAGAAGCGTTTCCAACGCTTGAAGAAAGCATTTGGCATTGGCAGGTGA
- a CDS encoding protein ctiF (transcript_id=CADANIAT00005737), whose product MSPRRSSRARTSQPSPAIQHTNSSSSSASMTRERSTRSNHKNPSPRSQSDDDADKGDFRETRQRQRARGDEENDVHSKIGDGEDDDVDEEDEEEITRCLCGQQDYPGLPPSRREALNRNGARSGIKDENPLDSSLDSSDLMSDDIGSMFIQCDSCKVWQHGGCVGIMDEAMSPDEYFCEECRKDLHRIKSETNGSHSSQYLPVAPAPSSTVSSRDSSRDNAKRAKDQKSRQSDPFPNPKRRSTMNSRDAAYDEEEQLRRAIEESKEDNKTTDGEESTTRRPKRSRSDSDAHRQLAKRPRTRSPSPTINPKQSNPASPALSDDEAKSRPIVNGNRKPRAASRGQREKDTKELDEPEVEQPEHTGRRKGRSDRRKGEGEIQGDAIQKIPANSIQGAESDHEIVESPVKMTAIEPEIPPRSPETSAPVPETAPSRPSTRKSGRPPARRGRVGRNQYTRDRDLNGTGTDSNTGNSPRRGQSLDTGGDSPRIGSLSTPVNGTDTGKPSRPRYVHQRTTMNEMKRRVAAILEFISRMQVEMAVAGESTTPPERSNGFDAQRAENVSKTAGEGSSDGVRTEKDFKDLSSVEMMDVLTRHLLKWQQEYGKFGER is encoded by the exons ATGAGCCCCCGTCGGTCCTCTCGTGCCCGTACCTCACAGCCCTCGCCAGCGATTCAGCATACGAAttcttccagttcttcagcttccatGACTCGAGAGAGAAGCACGAGATCGAACCACAAAAATCCCTCTCCACGCTCGCAGTCCGATGACGATGCCGACAAGGGCGATTTTCGCGAGACgcgccaacgccaacgcgcgagaggagacgaagaaaatgACGTACACTCCAAAAttggagatggcgaggacgacgatgtcgatgaagaagatgaagaagaaatcacTAGGTGCCTCTGCGGACAGCAGGATTATCCTGGGCTTCCACCCTCTCGCCGCGAGGCCCTCAATCGCAATGGGGCGCGGAGTGGGATCAAGGATGAGAATCCTTTAGATTCGTCTCTGGACTCGTCAGACCTGATGTCAGATGATATCGGCAGCATGTTCATCCAATGTGATTCATGCAAGGTCTGGCAGCATGGTGGCTGTGTGGGGATTATGGATGAGGCTATGAGCCCTGATGAGTATTTTTGTGAAGAGTGTCGAAAAGACCTACATAGGATCAAAAGTGAGACAAATGG ATCACACTCTTCTCAGTATCTTCCCGTTGCACCCGCTCCATCCTCTACAGTATCCTCCCGAGACTCTTCCCGAGATAATGCAAAACGTGCGAAGGATCAGAAGTCAAGGCAGTCTGACCCATTTCCGAACCCGAAGCGTAGGTCTACTATGAACAGCCGTGACGCGGCgtatgatgaggaggaacaGTTGCGACGGGCCATAGAAGAAAGCAAGGAAGATAACAAGACCACCGACGGAGAGGAGAGTACTACTCGGAGACCCAAAAGAAGCCGCAGCGATAGTGACGC GCATCGACAGCTCGCGAAACGACCACGGACGCGTTCGCCTTCACCTACTATTAATCCGAAGCAAAGTAACCCGGCATCACCAGCTTTGTCAGACGACGAGGCTAAATCGAGACCAATTGTCAATGGCAATAGAAAGCCGAGAGCCGCATCGCGAGGACAGCGTGAAAAGGACAccaaggagctggatgaGCCCGAGGTAGAACAGCCGGAACACACGGGACGAAGGAAAGGGAGGAGTGATCGGCGAAAAGGCGAAGGTGAGATTCAGGGCGATGCGATTCAGAAAATCCCGGCTAACAGTATTCAAGGAGCCGAATCAGATCATGAAATAGTAGAGTCTCCAGTCAAAATGACGGCCATTGAACCCGAAATCCCACCACGAAGCCCAGAAACCTCGGCTCCGGTTCCGGAAACTGCCCCTTCACGTCCATCTACACGCAAATCCGGCCGACCACCTGCACGACGTGGGCGCGTAGGGCGCAATCAGTACACACGAGATCGAGATCTGAACGGGACTGGAACGGATTCAAATACAGGAAACTCTCCGCGCCGCGGGCAATCACTTGATACTGGTGGGGATTCCCCGCGGATTGGCTCTCTCAGTACGCCAGTAAATGGCACAGATACAGGGAAACCAAGCCGGCCCCGCTACGTCCATCAGCGAACAACCATGAATGAGATGAAGAGGCGGGTAGCAGCTATATTGGAGTTCATATCACGTATGCAAGTCGAGATGGCCGTTGCCGGCGAAAGCACAACTCCACCTGAACGATCCAACGGTTTCGACGCGCAACGAGCAGAAAATGTGTCAAAGACCGCCGGCGAAGGATCTTCGGATGGTGTGCGCACAGAGAAAGACTTCAAGGATCTCAGCAGCGTTGAGATGATGGATGTGCTCACCCGTCATCTCCTCAAATGGCAGCAAGAATATGGCAAGTTCGGCGAAAGGTGA
- the hexA gene encoding woronin body protein hexA (transcript_id=CADANIAT00005736), with protein sequence MGYYDDDVRYRDGVKENVRIVEPRGAAATTSETVPIPTHFIRVGDILVLQGRPCQVIRISSSPMTDQRRYTGVDLFTRELHEESSFVSNPKPSVVVQTMLGPVYKTYRILDIQEGTIVALTESGDVKSGIPVIPQGNLYQRIKDAFLEGRGSVRALVINDGGRELVVDYKIIHSSRL encoded by the exons ATGGGTTACTACGACGACGACG TTCGTTACCGTGACGGCGTCAAGGAGAATGTTCGCATCGTCGAGCCCCGCGGCGCTGCTGCTACTACCTCCGAGACGGTTCCGATCCCTACCCACTTTATCCGCGTCGGCGACATTCTTGTCCTCCAAGGCCGTCCTTGCCAGGTCATCCgcatctccagctcccccATGACTGACCAGCGCCGCTACACTGGTGTTGACCTCTTCACTCGCGAGCTCCACGAGGAGTCTAGCTTCGTCTCCAACCCTAAGCCCTCGGTGGTGGTCCAGACCATGCTCGGCCCGGTCTACAAGACATACCGCATCCTTGACATTCAGGAGGGTACCATTGTCGCTCTCACTGAGTCTGGCGACGTCAAGAGCGGTATCCCCGTGATTCCTCAGGGCAACCTTTACCAGCGCATCAAGGACGCCTTCCTCGAGGGCCGTGGCTCCGTCCGCGCTCTGGTTATTAACGACGGTGGCCGTGAGCTCGTTGTTGACTACAAGATCATCCACTCTTCCCGTCTATAA
- a CDS encoding uncharacterized protein (transcript_id=CADANIAT00005739) — MSKRAKIKALLSTALAVVQFAFGLAVIGLYSQDINTARDNGDSAPSRWVYAVVTAFLSTVTAFLYLVLGWWWKKRSKPSFSQRAGLFLPLFAWESVLVILWLVVFGIFGEMYIGVYHVGGKDGGESKVTRMRRAVWVDLACLVLWVLSGAWRGVRWWKAKGMGQGVGFFRRRADVESGEKEMA, encoded by the coding sequence ATGAGCAAGCGCGCCAAAATCAAAGCGCTACTCTCAACAGCCCTCGCAGTCGTCCAATTCGCATTCGGCCTTGCCGTCATCGGCCTGTATAGTCAGGACATTAACACCGCGCGGGATAATGGAGATTCTGCTCCAAGCCGGTGGGTGTATGCTGTCGTGACGGCATTCCTTTCGACAGTGACAGCGTTCCTGTACCTGGTTCTTGGCTGGTGGTGGAAGAAGCGCTCGAAGCCGAGTTTCAGCCAGCGGGCTGGGCTGTTTTTGCCACTGTTCGCGTGGGAGAGTGTCCTTGTTATTCTGTGGCTCGTTGTCTTTGGGATTTTTGGCGAAATGTATATTGGCGTTTACCATGTTGGGGGGAAGGATGGTGGAGAGAGCAAGGTTACGCGCATGAGGAGGGCGGTCTGGGTGGATCTTGCTTGTCTAGTTCTTTGGGTGCTCTCGGGGGCTTGGAGGGGGGTAAGGTGGTGGAAGGCTAAGGGGATGGGACAGGGAGTAGGGTTCTTCAGAAGGCGCGCAGATGTTGAGAGtggggagaaggagatggctTAA
- a CDS encoding uncharacterized protein (transcript_id=CADANIAT00005738) has product MAATLNGVIYSAPDTPSPVYPDRLIRPLPKRTLRSRLSSDAADSILYPPAPPATQLFYGACTTNRDAVNDSKVHVQQSDGGPDLSPDSRDHHIPYENGVDFDSGDEDGPVVVRRSTGFRGSSLSPTPSKVQHQTPGIGKEQSTKSSPTGPDGYDAFENTNNKKKRKIPTPGNMGSHHSSLSPEFATMALANPGQQGSASSGEGGHVSTFYGTGSPASPVGSGMSGSGRGRLGRQGRRSSIHGHITWSSQNRGAGRRDGPLSSPGPTGESGARNQGIISAAIASAAASAFSPSAFKTSAQGSMLEQQTTPTRTQFTFTCESDSSKGMALHAQNPHSAQQRSPIAESQQGNNPRGLSTQGTQTSPTVTAQMSQQSNPQQQPPPSHQPQASTELPAERKKKRSPGSIYMLAARQRKIQQQYANLHHPPSLQDIWICEFCEYESIFGRPPEALIRQYEIKDRKERKRLAEKKRLLEKAKMKGRKHKKAPKNATKHTAAQHAAYDHGYDRVSVDHSSVGEGPHHDDWGHEYDNEATTAGPPATPEGTFKSPLPPGSAAKKPTAAPLGGRGAVEGGLKPP; this is encoded by the exons ATGGCTGCTACGCTGA ATGGGGTGATTTATTCGGCCCCAGATACGCCGTCGCCAGTCTATCCCGATAGACTGATCCGTCCCCTACCAAAGCGTACCCTTCGGTCACGGTTGTCCTCCGATGCGGCCGATTCGATCCTCTACCCTCCTGCGCCACCGGCAACACAGCTTTTCTACGGAGCTTGTACGACCAATAGGGATGCTGTAAATGACTCCAAAGTACATGTACAACAAAGTGATGGGGGCCCTGATCTAAGCCCTGATAGTCGGGACCACCATATTCCCTATGAAAATGGTGTTGACTTTGACAGTGGTGACGAGGATGGACCGGTGGTTGTACGACGGAGCACCGGATTTCGTGGATCGTCCCTGTCGCCTACGCCTTCCAAAGTGCAGCACCAAACTCCAGGCATAGGGAAGGAACAATCGACCAAATCATCTCCGACCGGTCCAGACGGGTACGATGCCTTTGAGAACACTaacaacaagaagaagcggaagattcCAACGCCTGGAAATATGGGCAGTCACCACTCTTCTTTGTCACCAGAATTTGCAACCATGGCATTAGCGAACCCTGGACAACAAGGTTCTGCATCATCTGGAGAAGGTGGTCATGTCAGCACATTCTACGGCACGGGTAGTCCCGCGTCACCTGTGGGCAGTGGGATGTCTGGTTCGGGCAGAGGACGTCTTGGACGTCAAGGGAGACGGTCATCAATACATGGACACATTACTTGGTCGTCACAAAATCGTGGTGCTGGTCGTCGAGACGGACCGTTGTCCTCCCCAGGACCAACAG GCGAGTCCGGCGCGCGTAACCAAGGTATTATCTCCGCTGCGATCGCGAGTGCTGCTGCGTCAGCTTTCTCACCATCTGCGTTTAAAACTTCTGCTCAAGGCAGCATGCTTGAACAGCAGACCACCCCGACGAGGACCCAGTTTACTTTCACCTGCGAATCCGACTCGTCTAAAGGGATGGCCTTGCATGCGCAAAACCCGCACTCAGCTCAGCAGCGGTCGCCGATCGCCGAGTCCCAACAAGGGAACAACCCCCGAGGATTATCTACGCAAGGCACGCAGACCAGTCCCACTGTCACAGCGCAGATGAGCCAGCAATCAAATCCccaacaacaaccaccaccatcacatCAACCACAGGCGTCTACTGAACTACCTGCGGAACGCAAGAAAAAGAGGTCACCTGGCAGTATCTATATGCTGGCTGCCCGTCAACGAAAAATCCAACAACAATACGCAAACCTCCACCACCCGCCCAGTCTCCAGGACATCTGGATCTGTGAATTCTGCGAGTACGAGAGCATATTTGGGCGACCTCCCGAGGCTCTCATTCGGCAGTACGAGATAAAAGATCGTAAAGAACGCAAGCGGCTGGCGGAGAAAAAGAGACTtctggagaaggcgaagatgaagggtcGCAAGCATAAGAAGGCACCCAAAAATGCAACAAAGCATACGGCTGCTCAGCATGCAGCGTATGATCATGGCTATGACCGGGTCTCTGTCGATCATTCTTCGGTAGGAGAAGGACCGCACCACGATGACTGGGGACATGAATACGACAATGAAGCGACAACCGCTGGCCCACCGGCTACCCCTGAAGGGACTTTCAAATCACCGCTTCCCCCGGGAAGCGCGGCCAAGAAGCCCACTGCGGCGCCTTTGGGCGGTAGGGGTGCAGTAGAAGGAGGATTGAAACCACCCTGA